GCATTATCGAATATGCCGACGGCACTGAAGCGACGGTCGAACAGATGGCCGAGGATGTGACCACCTTCCTCAGCTGGGCCGGTGACCCGCACATGGAGACCCGCAAGCAGATGGGTGCCATGGTGCTCATCTTCCTGCTGATCTTCGCCATCCTGGTCTACCTGGCCTACCGCCAGGTCTGGGCCAATGTGAAGCACTAGGCTTTGCGGCCAGATATGTGATTGAAGAGGGCCACGGACCAAGTTCGTGGCCCTTTTTCTTGGGAGTACCACATGACCCGCTGGACACTCGGCATAATCGGTGGCTCCGGCCTTTACGCATTGGACGGCCTTGCGGATGTCCGCACCGAATCAGTGCGGACCCCTTGGGGCGCGCCGTCGGCGCCGCTTACTCGCGGTGCGCTCAACGGGGTCGAGCTGGTCTTCCTGCCGCGCCATGGCGCCGGTCACGCCATCCCGCCATCCGACATCCCCTTCCGCGCCAATATCGCCGCCTTGAAGCAGGCGGGATGCACCGACATCCTTTCGATCTCGGCTTGCGGCTCGCTGCGGCAAGGCCTGCCGCCCGGGCATTTCGTGATGGTTGACCAGTATGTCGATCGCACGGTGGGGCGTGAGCGCTCCTTCTTCGGGACGGGCTGCGTCGCCCATGTGCCGCTGGCGCAGCCAGTCTGTGCGCGTCTGGCCGCCCTGGCTGCCGATGCCGGTGAGGCCGAGGGCCTGCCAGTGACCCGCGGCGGCACCTATCTGGCGATGGAGGGGCCGCAATTTTCCACCCGTGCCGAGAGTGATCTCTACCGGCAATGGGGGATGGATGTGATCGGCATGACCAACATGCCCGAAGCCCGGCTCGCCCGTGAGGCCGAGTTGCCCTACGCCTCGATCGCCATGGTCACCGATTATGATTGCTGGCGCGATGAGGGCGAGAGTGTGGATGTGGCCAGCGTTCTGGCGGTCATGCAGTCGAACACCAAGGGCGCCAGACGTCTGCTCGACCGCTTGACTGCACGCCTGGCCGATTTGCCGCGGGCCGCCTCGCCCGATGGCATCGAGACCTGTCTCGATACGGCCATCATCACCCCGCCCGCCGCGCGGGATCCGGAGGTGGTCGAGCGGTTGCGCAGCATTGCCGCGCGCGTGCTCTGAAGCCCGTTGTCGGCCGGGTTCACCCGGTTTTCACTGGACGCTCGACCGGCCCGGTGGTGTGATGGCGTCATGATCACATCTGTCCCGCGCCTGATCGCCATCCTTGTGGCCGCCCTGCCGGCGGTGCTGCTGTCCGGGCCGACCGGGGCTTCTGACCGGATGAGCTTCATGCCGCTCGATCCGGACAGTTTCGACGACAGTCGCAATGGTGTTGTCCGGCTGATGTGTGTCGATGGCGGCAATGGTCATTCCTATCTCAGCCGGGCGGTCCTGCTGGACGTGACCGGGACGGAGGATTCGCATGATGTCCTGCTGACCGCGCGCCATGGCGTGATCGGAACGGCGGGGCCGCGCGAGTGCCGGGTCTATGGCCAGGACGTGGAAACCGGCCGGATTGCTGACATGGTGATCGCGCCTCAGGACCCGCTGGAAGACAATGAGTTCGGTGAGGACTGGGCCATATTGCGCACTGCCGGTCGCCTGCCCGATGATATTGCCCGCCTGCAGGCTGCAGGGGCCGGCTCCGGCGACCAGGGGCGGCTGACCATGGTCAACCGCGTTACCGACAACCGCGCCTGCCATGTCGAGGATATTGCCGACTGGGAGGATGCCCGACTGATTGTTCATGACTGTCCGGCCCGTCCCGGCCTGTCGGGGTCGCCGATGGTCACCCTGATCAAGGGCGTGCCGCATGTGGTCGGCCTGCATGTCGGCCAATACATCATCCTGCAGGACGACGGCCGGCGGCTCGGTGTTGCGCGGCGGCTCTCCGATGATTTTCTCGATACGCTGGTCGCCTATATCGAGCCCGACAGCGCGTCCAGCGCAGTCCCCTGACGCCTGCCCCCTTTCCCCGTCCGCAGGCCTCGTCCATAAAAGGCCGGTAGCGTGGAGTGGGACATGTTCTTGATCACCGGAATTTTCGCGGCGGCGCTCGGCGCCCAGCCACTCGATCTGCCGACACCGCGCCCCGCCGTTGAGTGCGCTGAACATCTGACCAATTGGGGGGCTCGCCGCAATTGCCTGCGCGGCCTGCTCAATACCGCCGAGGATGCGCTCGACGATGCCGCCGATGCCGCCCGCGAGGAGGCCGATGAGGTCGATGCCGATTCGGCCGGCCGCTTCGGTGCCCGTGCAGCCTTTGACACGGCCCAGTCGGCCTGGCTCACCTATCGCGATGCCGAGTGCTCGCGCCGGGCTGCGACCATGTTCCTGTCCGCCGACTCGCGAGAGGAAATTACCCTCGACTGCCAGATCAGCCTGACCCGGTCGCGGGCGCACGAGCTCGCGGAGCTCTAGGGTCATGACGCCGATCCTCTATATCGGCAATCGCCGCTTTTCGAGTTGGTCGCTGCGTGCCTGGCTGGTGCTGACAAAGGCCGGGATCGCTTTCGACGACAGGCTGGTCCCGCTGAACAATACCGACACCCGCAAAGCCCTGTCGGCAATCTCGCCCGGTGGAACGGTCCCGGCGCTTCACATCGAAAGTGCCGTGATCTGGGATTCGCTGTCGATCAGTGAATGGGCGGCCGAGCATGTGCCCGGTCTGTGGCCGTCACATGAGGGCAAGCGGGCGCGGGCCCGCGCTGCGGTCTCGATGATGCATGCCGGCTTCCTGGCCATCCGCGAAAACTGCCCGATGGACCTGGGTCGTGCACCGTCGCCGATCGAGCTGAGTGACGCGACCCGAACCGAGATCGCCGCCATGCAGGCGCTGTGGCATGACGTCAAAAGCGTTGACGGGCCGTGGCTGTTCGGCGACTGGTCGATTGCCGACGCCTTCTTCACGCCGGTCGCTGCCCGCTTTCAGGCCTATGACATTCCTCTTCATGCCGGGGCGCAAGCTTACTGCGATACATTGCTGGCCGATGAAGACTATCTGTTGTGGCACCATGCCGCCCAGGCCGAGACGTTCCCGAATCCGTACGAAAACACCCTCTGAACCGATACCAAGGCGAGACCGATGGACCTGAAATCCGCCATCCGCACCATTCCGGACTATCCTGAGCCGGGCATCCAGTTCCGCGATGTGACAACCCTGATCGGTGATGCCCGTGCTTTCCGCGTGGCCATTGACCGCATGGTCCAGCCCTGGGCCGGGGCCAAGATCGACAAGGTGGCCGGTACCGAGGCGCGCGGCTTCATCCTGGGCGGCGCTGTCGCCCACCAGCTCTCGGTCGGCTTCGTCCCGGTCCGCAAACGCGGCAAGCTGCCCTGGCGCACCTTGCGTGAGGATTATGAGCTGGAATACGGGCAGGACACGATCGAGATCCACGTTGACGCCATCGCCGAGGGCGACCGCGTCCTGCTGGTCGACGATTTGATCGCGACTGGCGGCACGGCCGAAGCCTCGATCAAACTCCTCCAGCGCGCCGGCGCCACCGTCGTCGGCGCCACCTTCATCATCGACCTGCCCGAACTGGGCGGCGCCGAACGGATCGAGGCCATGGGCGTGCCTGTTTCGAGCCTTGTGGCGTATGAGGGGACGTAAGCGGCAGTCCTAGCGCGGAAGGCGAATTCAAATGTTCATAGGCCATTACGGGCCGGCTCTTGCCGGCAAGACGATCGCCAGGGCGGTGCCGCTCTGGGTCTTCTTTCTGGCGGTGCAGTTTGTCGATGTGCTGTGGGGCATCTTTGTCGCCAACGGCATTGAGCATGTCCGCATTGTGCCGGGCTTCACCGACGCCAACCCGCTAGACCTCTATGACATGCCGATCACCCACTCCCTGCCCGGAGCGCTGGGCTGGTCGGTGCTGGCGGGCCTTGTCTGGGCGCTGGTATCGCCGAAGCAGAAGCGGATCGGCGGCATCGCCATCGCGCTGGCGGTGTTCTCGCACTGGATCCTGGATCTGATCGTCCATGTCCCTGACCTCGAGCTTTGGCCCGGCGGCCTGCGGGTCGGGTTCGGTTTGTGGAACAACTACCCCGTCGCCCTCGCGGTCGAATTCGGGGTCCTGCTGGCCGGTTTCGGGCTCTACCTGCGGGTGACCGAGGCAAAGGGTCTGGTCGGCCGGTTCTGGCCCTGGGTTTTCATGGCCCTGCTGGCTCTGGCGGAATACGCCAACCACACAGCGCCGGTCCCCGATGATTTCACGACCGCCGGCTATATGGGCACCATCACCTTCCTGATCATTGCCGCGCTGGCGGCGATCTGTGACCTGACCCGGCGGACGCGCTGACCGTCAGCAGACATGAAAAGGCCCGGCGCATGGCACCGGGCCTTGTTCGTGTCGGGACGGATGATCAATCGGCGATCAGCGCCCGCACATCATCGGTCATCGTCAGCAGGGACGGATGGTGGATGTACATCATGTGGCCCGCCTCATAATAGCGGAAGTGGACACGTTCCTGGTCGAATCCGGGCTGGTTGAACATCAGCTCGGCCGCGAAGAAAGGCGTTGCGAGGTCGTAATAACCTTGCTGCACCAGCACTTCGAGATCGGAGTTCTGACGCATGGCGCGGGAGATCCACGGGGCGACATTGATGTAGTTATTGTCGCCGGAGTCGCCGGCATCCCAGTTCCAGCCACGCACACCGCCAATGGTCGAATAATACTCGGTCAGATCGACGCCCAGTGTGCGGCCGAAATAGTCGAGCATGGAGGCGGTGAAGCTGCCATCAATGCCGTAAAAGCTGGGATCGGTCTCGGGTCTTTCGCCGACACCATCGACCTCGACGCCGGTATAGCGACTGTCCAGGCGCCCGACCGACAGGCCTTCGTTCCGGCGCAGCTCGCGCTGAAAACGCTGCAGCGAGACGCGCATGTTGGCGCGATCGAGAAAGACTTCGGAAAGGCCGGTAAAGCGCGACAGTGTGGCGATCACCCGGTCGCGACGGTCGGCTGGGAGGTTCACGCCATGCATCAGGGCGGGCATGTATTCCTCTATCGCGAAGGTGCGGGCGCCGGTGAGGAAGGCTTCGATATCGCCGCCCCAGGCCGCGCGGTCGACCTTGCCATGATACCAGGCGGTTGCCGCATAGCCCGGCATCAGGCCGACATAGCCGACATCATTGCCGTCGGACGTGTCGTCATAGCGGAAGTCGAGCACGGTCGAGATCAGGGCGACACCATTGATCGAGACATCTGTGTAGCTGCCTTCCAGCTGGTTCAGAAGCGAGCCGATGCGCAGCGTGCCATAGCTCTCGCCGAGCAGGTATTTCGGCGAATTCCAGCGCTGGTTTTCCGACAGCCAGATGCGGATGAACTGGGCCAGGCTCTCGCCATCCTCATTGACGCCCCAGAAATCGCTGCCTTCGCTATCGCCAATGGCACGCGACCAGCCGGTGCCCACCGGATCGACGAAGACAAGGTCGGCGACGTCGAGGATCGAATAGGCGTTCTCGACCACGTCAAATGGGGCGGCGCCGTCATCCATTGCGTCGGGCAGAACCAGGCGTTGCGGCCCGAACACGCCCATGTGCAGCCACAGGCTGGCTGAGCCGGGGCCGCCATTGAAGACGAAGGCGACCGGCCGGGTGCGCGGATCGCTGGTGCCGTCGGCGACATAGCTGGTCGCGAAGATCGCCGCGGTCGGATTGCCGTCGCTGTCACGCAGGAAAGTCTCACCGGCGGTGGCCGTATAGCGGATGCGCTGGTCACCGACGGTGACCTGGCCGCGACTCGCCCAAACGCGCGGTTCCGGCGTTTCACCGGCTTCCTGCGCGAGCGCCGGCAGGGCGAGGGCGGCGACCGCAAGCGCGGCCGTGAACAGACGGAACATGTAGGATTTCCCCGATTGCATTTGCCGGGGAGACTAGGGCGCATCCGGCGCCGGGCAAAGGCCGCATGACGTCCGGATTTGCAACCAGTCCGGCCGGCGTATCAGCGCGGGCGCTTCTTCTCGACGAGGAGGGTCTTCGGCCGGCGCTCCCGGGCCGTCTTGAACAGTTGAAAGCTCTGATTGACGAAATTGGTCACATCGGTGAGCGAGCGCATGAAACTCACCAGCTCCTCGGTCTTCTCCGCCTCGACCAGGCGCAGCGGCGCCGCCGGATCACCGCCTTCAAAGCGCACATAGAACAAGGGTTCACCGCGCTTGAGGATCAGGTCCTTCGTGGTGTCATGCCATTCAAAAGCCCACATGTGGGCGCGCGGCCAGATATCGGCCGGAAAACGTCCGCACATCATCACGCCGGGGCGCTGGCTGGCTTCGTAGTGAAGGAAGGGCGGGAACTGGTTCACATAGAGCGGGTCATCCGACACGAAGACGTAAGGCGTCACCAGTTGCAGCATCGGCCGGGCCGGATGGCGCCATTCATTCTGCGGCGACATCATCAGGATCTGCTGCAGACCGGCCGGCCGCGTCGAAGCCTGAGGCCCCTCGATATTGGTCAGCTGGAGCTGGCCCTGCGCGTTCTTGACCATGCGCAGGTGCAGGTCGATCGGGCAGGGGATGGCATAGTGGCGCCGGTCAAATTCGATCGCGGCCGGGCAGGACACCGCCGATTTCGATGTCGCCGGCTTGTCATGGGAAAAGCTGACCGGCTTGGGCGCGTCCCAGATCAGGCTCGACTTCTCGTCCTTGAGAAACCAGCCCGCCTTCATCACCCGCCGCTCGCCATGAGCGGCCTCGTCCTGCATGCGGCGATAGAGTTTCACGAACATGGTGCGGCGTCCCTCAATGCTGTTCCGAGCCCCGCGAAAGCTAGGACAAGCCTGCGCCGGAGGCGAGGGCGGTTGTGCAGGTGGTGGCGTCCGGCGCCGCTCCGCGCTATAGCGCCGCCATGAATTACCGCCACGCGTTTCACGCCGGAAACTTCGCCGATGTGCTCAAGCACTCGGTGCTCGCCCTGTGCCTTGAACATCTCAACGCCAAGCCGAAACCCTATCGGGTGATCGACACCCATGCCGGGATTGGCGGCTATGATCTCGCCTCGTCCGAAGCCGAGCGCTCGCCGGAATGGAAGGACGGGATCGGCCGCCTGATCGATGCCGACCTGCCCGAGCCGGTGCAGGCCATGCTCGGTCCCTGGCTCGATATCGTGCGCGAGATGAACCCCGATGGCATCAAGGCCTATCCCGGTTCGCCGGAGATCGCTGCCCGCCTGATCCGCGAGGAAGATCGTGTGCACCTGTGCGAACTGCATGAGGCGGACAGTGTCACGCTGGACAATCGCTATCGCCGCGACGCCCGCATCAAGGTCGAGCGCCGCGATGGCTACAAGGCGCTCAAAAGCCTCGTCCCGCCCAAGGAGAAGCGCGGCCTCGTACTGATCGATCCGCCCTTCGAGGACCGTGACGAGCTGGCCCATATGGCCGAGGCGGTGATGGGCGCGCTTGCGAAATGGCCGACCGGCACCTTCATCTTCTGGCGCTCCCTGAAAAATCTCTGGGCCGCTGACCGCTTCGACAATGGCCTCGCTGAATGGCTGATCTCTGAAAAGGATTTCGAGCCGGAGAAAATCCTGCGCGCCGATCTGTGGATTCGTGATCTCGCCTCCGAGGGCAAGCTGGCTGGTGCCGGCGTTGTCATCATCAATCCGCCCTTCACCCTGGAAGAGACCCTGGTCAACGCCATGCCCTGGCTGGCGGAAACCCTGGCCCAGGGCAATGGCTATGGCTGGCGGGTGGATGGCGGCCTGACGGAAGATGATCTGGACGAGGGTGAGGGGTAGGGGGCCTGGTCGCTCACACTACTTGTTGTCATCCCTGATGGATGCCCCGCGACGGCGGGGCGCAAGTCAGGGACCTAGCTGGTGGCCGGCACATGGGTCCCCGCCCTGCAGCCCGCCTTCGCGGGCTTTCCGGCGGGGATGACAAGAGGTGGCGCTGGAGACCTTGGTGATCGTTTCATCGCACCCAATCTCCTCGCGTACGGGTTGAATTTCCCTGCCAAGTCCCCACCTTTGGCGCTCGCGCGGGGCAGAGCGCCTGACACTCGCTGAAGGCAGACCATCCATGACGCATGAAACGCCGTCAGGCGCCGCCGAGACGGCCGTCCTGTCGATTGACGGGCTTTCCAAGACCTATGCCGGTGGTTTCACCGCGCTGAAATCCGTCGATCTGGATATCCGCAAGGGCGAGATCTTCGCCCTGCTGGGACCCAATGGGGCCGGCAAGACGACGTTGATCGGGATTGTGTGCGGTCTGGTGAATGCCACAGCCGGTCGGGTCGAGGTGTTCGGCCATGACATAGACGGTGACTACCGCAAGACCCGCGCGCGGATCGGTCTGGTGCCGCAGGAAATGTCGATCGACATGTTCACCAAGGTCAAGGATGCGGTGGCCTATTCGCGCGGCCTGTTCGGCAAGCCGGCCGATCCTGGCTATATCGAGCAGGTGCTCAGGGACCTGTCGCTGTGGGACAAGCGGGACACACAGATGCGGGCCCTGTCCGGCGGCATGAAACGGCGCGTAATGATCGCCAAGGCGCTGTCGCACGACCCCGACATTCTCTTCCTCGACGAGCCGACGGCCGGGGTCGATGTCGAGTTGCGCCAGGGCATGTGGCAGGTGGTCGAAAAACTGCGCCAGCGCGGCAAGACCATCATCCTGACCACCCACTATATCCAGGAAGCCGAGGAAATGGCTGACCGGGTCGGGGTGATCCGCCAGGGCGAGATCGTTCTGGTCGAGGAGACCGCCAAGCTGATGGCCAAGCTGGGCCGCAAGCAGCTCATCCTGCAGCTGGCCGAGCCGCTCATGAGTCTGCCGCCGGAACTGACCGTCGAAGGCCTGACACTCGCACCGGACGGCGATGCCCTGCATTTCGACTATGACACCAAGGCCGACCGGCCTGGCATCACGACCCTGCTGGCCAGCCTCAATGCGGCCGGCGTGTCAGTGCGCGATCTGGAGACGCGGCAAAGCTCGCTGGAAGAAATCTTTGTCGACCTGGTCGGAGGTGCATCATGAACTGGCGCGGCGCAGCAACGATCTACAAGGCCGAAATGGCCCGCACCGGACGCACGCTGATGCAGTCCATCCTCGCTCCGGTCATCTCGACCTCGCTCTATTTCGTCGTTTTCGGCGCGGCCATCGGTTCGCGCATGGAATCAATCGACGGCATCGGCTATGGCGCCTTCATCGTGCCCGGCCTGGTGATGATGATGATCCTGATGCAGTCGGTCTCCAACGCCGCCATCGGCATCTATTTTCCCAAGTTCAACGGCACTGTCTACGAGCTGCTCTCCGCCCCGATCTCGGCGCTGGAAGTGGTGATCGGCTTTGTCGGCGCGGCGGCGACCAAGTCCTTGATCCTGGGCGCGCTGGTGATGACCACGGCGGCCTTTTTCGTGCCGATGGAAATCCAGCACCCGCTGGCCATGCTGGCCTTTCTCATCATGACCTCGGTGACCTTCTCGCTGTTCGGCTTCATCATCGGCATCTGGGCCGATAATTTCGAACAGTTGAACATCGTGCCGATGCTGATCGTGACGCCGCTGACCTTCCTCGGCGGCAGCTTCTACTCGATCTCGGTCCTGCCGCCTTTCTGGCAGACCGTCACCCTGTTCAACCCGGTCGTCTACCTGATCTCCGGCTTCCGCTGGAGCTTCTATGGCGTGTCGGACGTCGATATCGGCATCTCGCTTGCCGCCATTGCCGGCTTTTTTGCGGTCTGTGTCGCCATTGTCTGGTGGATGTTCAGGACCGGCTATCGTCTCAAGACCTAAGGACGCCCCCCGTGACCCACCGCTATGCCATTTTCGACGTCTTCACCGATCAGGCCCTGGCCGGAAACCCGCTGGCCGTGGTGTTCGGGGCGGATGATCTGGACGATGTCGCCATGCAGGCCATCGCCGCTGAGTTCAACCTGTCCGAGACGGTCTTCATCACCGAGCCACGCGGCCGCGATGCCGATTACGGTCTGCGCATTTTCACGCCGCGCGAGGAGCTGCCTTTCGCCGGTCATCCGACGATTGGCGCGACGGTCGCCCTGACCCTGGCCAGCGGTGCCGGCGAGGGCCAGCGCAAGCGCTTCGTGCTGGAAGAGACGGTCGGCGATGTCACGGCGGATGGCCGGGTCAATGGACCGCGTCACGGCTCGGCCCGCTTCTTTGCGCCGAAGCTTCCCGAGCAGGTTGGCGATCTGCCGGACTATGCCGCCATCGCAGCGGCATTGGGACTGCAGACGGGCGATCTGCTCGACACGCCGATCACGGGCGGCATCTGGTCAGCCGGTGTGCCCTTTGCGGTCGTGCCGGTCCGCGACCCGGCCCGGCTTTCGGCCATCAAGCTGGATCTTGCCGCCTTCGAGGACGTGTTTGGTGGCGAGGCGCCGGTTTGCGCGCTGGTCGTCGCCAAGGCGACGCTGACCGAGCACACCACCGATTGGCGCGCCCGCATGTTCGGCCCGCATCTGGGCATCACCGAAGACCCGGCCACCGGCGGCGCAGCGGCGGCCTTTGCCGGCTTGCTCAGCGAACAGGCCGGGCTGGGCGAGGGCGAGCATGGTATCGACATCTATCAGGGGGTCGAAATGGGTCGGCCCAGCCTGATTCGGCTTCGCCTGAAGCATGAGAACGGCAAGCTGACCGACCTCATGCTGGGCGGTGATGCAGTCAAGATTGCCGAGGGCGAGCTCTATTCGGCGGATATTGGCTAGCCCAGCGGCCTCGCCGTGAAGACGTCGTCACGAGCAACGCGTGGCAGGATTACGCGGATGAAGTGTGTCGAATAGCGACGCAGGAAGCGCTTGCCCTTCTCCTCATCGCCGGTTTCCAGGGCCCGCAACCGGATGAGGGCGCTGTGCTCCTTGCCATCAAGATCGAAATAGCCGATCCGCTTGCCCGGTGAGGCCGCGGTGATGCCGGCGGCCAGAGACGCCTCATAGCTGGGCGGAATACGGTCACGCAGAAAATTGGCCAGGAGCTCGCGTCGGTCCACATGCAAAGAGAGGCGGTTCTTGTGGCAGGTGTTCTCGTGGGCGTCCTGGATCAGCGAGAGCTGGGCGTCGATCTCGATCTGGGTGACGCTGTGACCGGCTCGGAACTGGGTCTCTTTTGTCTTCTTCGGAGCTGTCAGCCAGATTGAGAAATCATCGACCGGCAGGCCGGTATGATCCACCGCTTCGACGACTATCTGGTAGAATTCCCGGAACCGGCTACCGTCGGCCTTGGCGCGTCCGAACACACGTTCGCGCAGGGCATCGGCCTCATCGCCATCCTGGGCCAGCTTGCGGGTTTCCAGACAGATGTCGGCCCAGTCGCTGGCGACCTTGCGGTAGGCTGGGGCGGTCTTGGTGGACAGGGCTTGCAGGATGAGGTCTTCGAGGCGCCCCGCAATGTCAGGGTCCTTGGAGGCGCTCTCCTTGGCGACCGGTTTGAGAATGCTCAGATGACTGCGATCGGGAATGACCGCGAAGGGGGTTGTCTCCGGGCCGCGCCGTGTCCAGGCGGTGAATTCCGGTTCCAGGATCGAGCCCTTGGTGAAGTCGACCGTGACACCGCGTGGATCGATATTGGCGGTGGCGATGCGGACCGTGCCGTCCCAGGCCTTTTCCCCCAGAATGCCGGTCCCGAAGATCGGATCAGCGCCGACAATCACGAAGGGGCGGGTTCCGCCATCGGAATAGGGGCTGTCGGTCGAGCCATCGACGCTCAACCGGTCACGCAGGGTCAGGTCTTCCTGGAATTGCGAGGCCAGTTCCAGCGCGTTGAGGAAATTGGTGCCGGTCTGGAAGCCATTGGTGAAACCCTTGGTCAGGCGGCCCAGTGTCGACTTGCCGATGGTCGCGAGAGGTGAGCCGAAATTGGCCGGGGCCAGCATCAGGAAATTGACCACCGGGGCACCGCCGCGCGGATAGAATTCGGCCATCCACCAGCGCGCGACCAGAGCTCCGGTCGAGTGCACGACGACATGGAATTTCGCGGGCAGGCTGCCCTCGGCCTGCAGGTCGGCAATCACCGTGTGCAGGCGGCGGCCGGAGTCCTCGATGCGGACATCATCATCCATCGACGGATAGCCGCCCAGATAGACGTCCCGGGTCTCATAGCCGTGCCCGGTCAGCAGCGTGCCGACCTTGGCCATCGACTTGTCGGTCGCGCTCCACCCATGGATCAACAGGACATGTTCGCTCATTGCAACCTCCGGGCTTTGGCGCGGAGATTATCACCCAAGGCGGGAATTTAACAGTATTCGTCTTCGGCGGCGTCCCACCAGGGGTGCCAGGGCGGCAGGTCGCTCGACACTTTCATCGGGAAATCCGGAGCGCGTTTTTCCAGGAAGGACATCACACCCTCCTTGGCGTCGTCGCCCATGCCGGCATGCAAAATGCCCAGGCTCTCGACCCGGTGCGCCTCCATCGGATGGGCTGCGCCCTGCATGCGCCAGGCCATGCGTCGCATCATGGCGACCGAGACCGGGGCACAGCGCTC
The window above is part of the Maricaulis maris MCS10 genome. Proteins encoded here:
- a CDS encoding S-methyl-5'-thioadenosine phosphorylase: MTRWTLGIIGGSGLYALDGLADVRTESVRTPWGAPSAPLTRGALNGVELVFLPRHGAGHAIPPSDIPFRANIAALKQAGCTDILSISACGSLRQGLPPGHFVMVDQYVDRTVGRERSFFGTGCVAHVPLAQPVCARLAALAADAGEAEGLPVTRGGTYLAMEGPQFSTRAESDLYRQWGMDVIGMTNMPEARLAREAELPYASIAMVTDYDCWRDEGESVDVASVLAVMQSNTKGARRLLDRLTARLADLPRAASPDGIETCLDTAIITPPAARDPEVVERLRSIAARVL
- a CDS encoding trypsin-like serine peptidase, which translates into the protein MITSVPRLIAILVAALPAVLLSGPTGASDRMSFMPLDPDSFDDSRNGVVRLMCVDGGNGHSYLSRAVLLDVTGTEDSHDVLLTARHGVIGTAGPRECRVYGQDVETGRIADMVIAPQDPLEDNEFGEDWAILRTAGRLPDDIARLQAAGAGSGDQGRLTMVNRVTDNRACHVEDIADWEDARLIVHDCPARPGLSGSPMVTLIKGVPHVVGLHVGQYIILQDDGRRLGVARRLSDDFLDTLVAYIEPDSASSAVP
- a CDS encoding lysozyme inhibitor LprI family protein, producing MFLITGIFAAALGAQPLDLPTPRPAVECAEHLTNWGARRNCLRGLLNTAEDALDDAADAAREEADEVDADSAGRFGARAAFDTAQSAWLTYRDAECSRRAATMFLSADSREEITLDCQISLTRSRAHELAEL
- a CDS encoding glutathione S-transferase family protein, whose amino-acid sequence is MTPILYIGNRRFSSWSLRAWLVLTKAGIAFDDRLVPLNNTDTRKALSAISPGGTVPALHIESAVIWDSLSISEWAAEHVPGLWPSHEGKRARARAAVSMMHAGFLAIRENCPMDLGRAPSPIELSDATRTEIAAMQALWHDVKSVDGPWLFGDWSIADAFFTPVAARFQAYDIPLHAGAQAYCDTLLADEDYLLWHHAAQAETFPNPYENTL
- a CDS encoding adenine phosphoribosyltransferase encodes the protein MDLKSAIRTIPDYPEPGIQFRDVTTLIGDARAFRVAIDRMVQPWAGAKIDKVAGTEARGFILGGAVAHQLSVGFVPVRKRGKLPWRTLREDYELEYGQDTIEIHVDAIAEGDRVLLVDDLIATGGTAEASIKLLQRAGATVVGATFIIDLPELGGAERIEAMGVPVSSLVAYEGT
- a CDS encoding S10 family peptidase, whose protein sequence is MFRLFTAALAVAALALPALAQEAGETPEPRVWASRGQVTVGDQRIRYTATAGETFLRDSDGNPTAAIFATSYVADGTSDPRTRPVAFVFNGGPGSASLWLHMGVFGPQRLVLPDAMDDGAAPFDVVENAYSILDVADLVFVDPVGTGWSRAIGDSEGSDFWGVNEDGESLAQFIRIWLSENQRWNSPKYLLGESYGTLRIGSLLNQLEGSYTDVSINGVALISTVLDFRYDDTSDGNDVGYVGLMPGYAATAWYHGKVDRAAWGGDIEAFLTGARTFAIEEYMPALMHGVNLPADRRDRVIATLSRFTGLSEVFLDRANMRVSLQRFQRELRRNEGLSVGRLDSRYTGVEVDGVGERPETDPSFYGIDGSFTASMLDYFGRTLGVDLTEYYSTIGGVRGWNWDAGDSGDNNYINVAPWISRAMRQNSDLEVLVQQGYYDLATPFFAAELMFNQPGFDQERVHFRYYEAGHMMYIHHPSLLTMTDDVRALIAD
- a CDS encoding 23S rRNA (adenine(2030)-N(6))-methyltransferase RlmJ; amino-acid sequence: MQVVASGAAPRYSAAMNYRHAFHAGNFADVLKHSVLALCLEHLNAKPKPYRVIDTHAGIGGYDLASSEAERSPEWKDGIGRLIDADLPEPVQAMLGPWLDIVREMNPDGIKAYPGSPEIAARLIREEDRVHLCELHEADSVTLDNRYRRDARIKVERRDGYKALKSLVPPKEKRGLVLIDPPFEDRDELAHMAEAVMGALAKWPTGTFIFWRSLKNLWAADRFDNGLAEWLISEKDFEPEKILRADLWIRDLASEGKLAGAGVVIINPPFTLEETLVNAMPWLAETLAQGNGYGWRVDGGLTEDDLDEGEG
- a CDS encoding ABC transporter ATP-binding protein; its protein translation is MTHETPSGAAETAVLSIDGLSKTYAGGFTALKSVDLDIRKGEIFALLGPNGAGKTTLIGIVCGLVNATAGRVEVFGHDIDGDYRKTRARIGLVPQEMSIDMFTKVKDAVAYSRGLFGKPADPGYIEQVLRDLSLWDKRDTQMRALSGGMKRRVMIAKALSHDPDILFLDEPTAGVDVELRQGMWQVVEKLRQRGKTIILTTHYIQEAEEMADRVGVIRQGEIVLVEETAKLMAKLGRKQLILQLAEPLMSLPPELTVEGLTLAPDGDALHFDYDTKADRPGITTLLASLNAAGVSVRDLETRQSSLEEIFVDLVGGAS
- a CDS encoding ABC transporter permease, which encodes MNWRGAATIYKAEMARTGRTLMQSILAPVISTSLYFVVFGAAIGSRMESIDGIGYGAFIVPGLVMMMILMQSVSNAAIGIYFPKFNGTVYELLSAPISALEVVIGFVGAAATKSLILGALVMTTAAFFVPMEIQHPLAMLAFLIMTSVTFSLFGFIIGIWADNFEQLNIVPMLIVTPLTFLGGSFYSISVLPPFWQTVTLFNPVVYLISGFRWSFYGVSDVDIGISLAAIAGFFAVCVAIVWWMFRTGYRLKT
- a CDS encoding PhzF family phenazine biosynthesis protein — translated: MTHRYAIFDVFTDQALAGNPLAVVFGADDLDDVAMQAIAAEFNLSETVFITEPRGRDADYGLRIFTPREELPFAGHPTIGATVALTLASGAGEGQRKRFVLEETVGDVTADGRVNGPRHGSARFFAPKLPEQVGDLPDYAAIAAALGLQTGDLLDTPITGGIWSAGVPFAVVPVRDPARLSAIKLDLAAFEDVFGGEAPVCALVVAKATLTEHTTDWRARMFGPHLGITEDPATGGAAAAFAGLLSEQAGLGEGEHGIDIYQGVEMGRPSLIRLRLKHENGKLTDLMLGGDAVKIAEGELYSADIG